A DNA window from Streptomyces canus contains the following coding sequences:
- a CDS encoding alpha-ketoacid dehydrogenase subunit beta, translated as MADVITYREAVAEGIAREMRRDPSVVCLGEDIGEAGGVFKTTAGLLKEFGRERVWDTPISEQAIVGAAMGAAMTGMRPVAEIMFSDFLACCWDYLANEIPKVRYMTGGQVTVPLVVRTANGGGLGFGAQHSQATENWALTVPGLKIAAPSTPADVIGMMAAAVRSDDPVVFFEHKGLLAAKGAPAPPGHVVELGRAAVAREGADVTLVALASMVPVALQAASLLAEEDIGVEVVDLRSLVPLDMATVLASLGRTSRLVTVEENPYQGGWGATLVSVVADEGFALLDAPVRRVAAECVPLPFADVLEEQVIPTVDKVVAAVRSLAAY; from the coding sequence GGGAGGACATCGGTGAGGCCGGCGGGGTGTTCAAGACGACCGCCGGGCTGCTGAAGGAGTTCGGGCGGGAGCGGGTGTGGGACACGCCGATCTCCGAACAGGCCATCGTGGGCGCGGCGATGGGTGCCGCGATGACCGGGATGCGGCCCGTCGCGGAGATCATGTTCTCGGACTTTCTGGCCTGTTGTTGGGACTACCTCGCCAACGAGATACCCAAGGTGCGTTACATGACGGGTGGTCAGGTCACCGTGCCCCTCGTCGTTCGCACCGCCAACGGCGGCGGGCTCGGTTTCGGCGCGCAGCACTCTCAGGCCACCGAGAACTGGGCGCTGACCGTCCCCGGACTGAAGATCGCGGCACCTTCCACCCCCGCCGACGTCATCGGGATGATGGCGGCGGCCGTACGCAGCGACGACCCCGTGGTCTTCTTCGAGCACAAGGGGCTGCTGGCCGCCAAGGGCGCGCCCGCGCCGCCCGGCCACGTGGTCGAACTAGGGCGCGCCGCCGTCGCGCGCGAGGGCGCCGACGTGACGCTGGTGGCGCTCGCCTCGATGGTGCCGGTGGCGTTGCAGGCCGCTTCGCTGCTCGCCGAGGAGGACATCGGCGTCGAGGTCGTCGACCTGCGGTCCCTCGTGCCGCTCGACATGGCCACCGTCCTCGCCTCGCTCGGCCGGACCTCCCGGCTGGTCACCGTCGAGGAGAACCCGTACCAGGGCGGCTGGGGCGCCACGCTCGTCTCCGTCGTCGCCGACGAGGGCTTCGCTCTGCTGGACGCGCCGGTGCGGCGGGTGGCGGCGGAGTGTGTGCCGCTGCCGTTCGCGGACGTGCTGGAGGAGCAGGTCATCCCCACCGTCGACAAGGTCGTGGCGGCCGTCAGGAGCCTGGCCGCGTACTGA